In Streptomyces sp. NBC_00448, the following are encoded in one genomic region:
- a CDS encoding LamB/YcsF family protein — protein MAQDAVARAAIDLNADLGEGFGRWRLTDDEALLSVVTSANVACGFHAGDPATMRRVCDLAAERGVRIGAQVSYRDLAGFGRRAMDVPADELAAEVAYQIGALEVFARAAGAVVGYVKPHGALYNRAVHDAEQAEAVVAGVRLAGALPVLGLPGSRLLAAAERAGLAAVPEAFADRAYTAAGTLVSRREPGAVVEDADAVVARSVGLARDGRVAALTGETVAVAARSLCVHGDTPGAARLAVRVRGALEDAGLRVEAFA, from the coding sequence ATGGCGCAGGACGCGGTGGCGCGAGCGGCGATCGACCTCAACGCCGACCTCGGCGAGGGCTTCGGCCGCTGGCGGCTGACCGACGACGAGGCGCTGCTGTCGGTCGTGACGAGCGCGAACGTGGCGTGCGGCTTCCACGCGGGCGACCCGGCGACGATGCGGCGGGTGTGCGATCTGGCCGCCGAGCGCGGGGTGCGGATCGGCGCGCAGGTCTCCTACCGCGACCTGGCGGGCTTCGGGCGGCGCGCGATGGACGTGCCGGCGGACGAGCTGGCGGCGGAAGTGGCCTACCAGATCGGCGCGTTGGAGGTGTTCGCGCGGGCGGCGGGCGCGGTGGTGGGGTATGTGAAGCCGCACGGCGCGCTGTACAACCGGGCGGTGCACGACGCGGAGCAGGCCGAGGCGGTGGTGGCGGGCGTACGGCTGGCGGGGGCGCTGCCGGTGCTGGGGCTGCCGGGTTCCCGGCTGCTGGCGGCGGCGGAGCGGGCCGGGTTGGCGGCGGTGCCCGAGGCGTTCGCGGACCGCGCGTACACCGCGGCCGGCACCCTGGTGTCGCGGCGCGAGCCGGGCGCGGTGGTGGAGGACGCGGACGCCGTGGTGGCCCGCTCGGTCGGGCTGGCCCGCGACGGCCGGGTGGCGGCGCTGACCGGGGAGACGGTCGCGGTCGCGGCGCGGTCCCTGTGCGTGCACGGCGACACCCCCGGCGCGGCCCGGCTGGCGGTGCGGGTGCGCGGCGCGCTGGAGGACGCGGGGCTGCGGGTGGAGGCGTTCGCATGA
- a CDS encoding biotin-dependent carboxyltransferase family protein, which translates to MTAAASPTALTVVRAGALTTVQDLGRPGFAHLGVPASGALDRPAHLLANRLVGNPAAAAGLETTLNGCAVRASRPMLAAVTGAACPVRVDGRPVAWGAPVRVPAGAVLDVGAATGGVRAYLAFAGGVDMPEVLGSRATDLLSGLGPAPLADGAELPLGARRSGPTGACDVLPYGGLGTELVLPLLPGPRDDWFAPDAPRALARGRYEVSPASNRIGLRTLGPPLERVRDAELPSEGMVLGAVQVPPDGRPVVFLADHPTTGGYPVIGVVPAAALPAAAQARPGTPVRFTPARRP; encoded by the coding sequence ATGACCGCCGCCGCGAGCCCGACCGCGCTGACCGTCGTCCGCGCCGGCGCCCTCACCACGGTGCAGGACCTCGGCCGGCCCGGGTTCGCGCACCTCGGCGTGCCCGCCTCCGGCGCCCTCGACCGGCCGGCGCACCTGCTGGCGAACCGCCTGGTCGGCAACCCCGCGGCCGCGGCCGGCCTGGAGACGACGCTGAACGGCTGCGCGGTGCGCGCCTCGCGCCCGATGCTCGCGGCGGTGACGGGCGCGGCCTGCCCGGTCCGGGTGGACGGCCGCCCGGTGGCCTGGGGCGCGCCGGTACGGGTGCCCGCGGGGGCGGTGCTCGACGTGGGGGCGGCCACCGGGGGCGTACGCGCCTACCTGGCGTTCGCGGGGGGCGTGGACATGCCCGAGGTGCTGGGCAGCCGCGCGACCGACCTGCTGTCGGGGCTCGGCCCCGCGCCGCTCGCCGACGGCGCCGAACTCCCCCTCGGAGCACGCCGGTCGGGCCCGACCGGCGCGTGCGACGTGCTGCCGTACGGCGGGCTCGGCACCGAACTGGTGCTTCCGCTGCTGCCCGGCCCCCGCGACGACTGGTTCGCGCCCGACGCGCCGCGCGCGCTCGCCCGCGGCCGCTACGAGGTCTCCCCCGCGTCCAACCGGATCGGCCTGCGTACCCTCGGGCCGCCCCTGGAACGGGTCCGGGATGCCGAACTCCCCAGCGAGGGAATGGTGTTGGGCGCCGTCCAGGTCCCTCCGGACGGACGGCCCGTCGTCTTCCTCGCCGACCACCCCACCACCGGGGGCTACCCGGTCATCGGTGTCGTCCCGGCCGCGGCCCTCCCCGCCGCCGCCCAGGCCCGCCCGGGCACCCCCGTCCGCTTCACCCCCGCACGGCGCCCCTGA
- a CDS encoding 5-oxoprolinase subunit B family protein, which produces MRARALPAGESAVLVEVENGEQAQALHAEVERRRAAGELGAVTEVVPAARTVLVAGLADPRAFAADVVRWEVPPPATAAAGAVELSVRFDGPDLAEVAGMWDMSREEVVATVTGTAFRVAFCGFAPGFGYLTGLPPELAVPRRATPRTAVPPGSVGLAGPYAGVYPRASPGGWQIIGTTDAELWDPAREPAALLAPGTGVRFTAAR; this is translated from the coding sequence ATGAGGGCGCGGGCCCTGCCGGCCGGGGAGTCCGCGGTGCTGGTCGAGGTGGAGAACGGCGAGCAGGCGCAGGCCCTGCACGCGGAGGTGGAACGGCGGCGCGCGGCAGGCGAGTTGGGCGCGGTGACGGAAGTGGTGCCGGCGGCCCGTACGGTGCTGGTCGCCGGACTGGCCGACCCGCGGGCGTTCGCGGCGGACGTGGTGCGCTGGGAGGTGCCCCCGCCGGCGACCGCCGCGGCAGGGGCGGTGGAGCTGTCCGTACGGTTCGACGGGCCGGATCTGGCGGAGGTCGCGGGTATGTGGGACATGTCGCGGGAGGAGGTCGTGGCGACCGTCACGGGCACCGCCTTCCGGGTGGCGTTCTGCGGGTTCGCCCCCGGGTTCGGCTATCTGACCGGTCTGCCGCCGGAGTTGGCGGTGCCACGCCGGGCCACCCCGCGAACGGCCGTTCCCCCGGGGTCGGTCGGCCTCGCCGGACCGTACGCGGGGGTCTATCCGCGGGCGTCGCCGGGCGGTTGGCAGATCATCGGCACGACGGACGCGGAGCTGTGGGACCCGGCGCGCGAGCCGGCGGCCCTGCTCGCGCCCGGCACCGGCGTACGCTTCACGGCCGCGCGATGA